A window from Actimicrobium sp. CCC2.4 encodes these proteins:
- the purE gene encoding 5-(carboxyamino)imidazole ribonucleotide mutase, whose translation MTESVKVGVVMGSSSDWDVMQHAVAMLKDFGIAHEAQVISAHRMPDQLFAYAESARARGLVAIIAGAGGAAHLPGMLAAKTIVPVLGVPVPSKYLRGEDSLLSIVQMPKGIPVATFAIGEAGAANAALAAIAMMATTDDALAAKLEVFRTAQTQVALAMVLPL comes from the coding sequence ATGACTGAATCAGTAAAAGTCGGCGTCGTGATGGGTTCCTCATCCGACTGGGACGTGATGCAACATGCGGTCGCGATGCTCAAGGATTTTGGTATCGCGCATGAGGCGCAAGTGATCTCGGCACACCGGATGCCGGACCAATTGTTTGCCTATGCCGAAAGCGCCCGTGCGCGCGGCCTGGTCGCGATCATCGCCGGTGCCGGCGGTGCAGCGCACTTGCCGGGCATGCTGGCGGCCAAGACCATCGTGCCGGTGCTGGGCGTGCCGGTACCATCGAAATATTTACGCGGCGAGGATTCATTGCTGTCGATCGTGCAGATGCCGAAGGGCATTCCGGTCGCGACCTTCGCCATCGGTGAAGCCGGTGCCGCCAATGCGGCATTGGCCGCCATTGCGATGATGGCGACCACCGATGACGCGCTGGCCGCCAAACTCGAGGTATTCCGCACGGCGCAGACGCAAGTCGCGCTGGCGATGGTATTGCCGTTATGA
- a CDS encoding phosphoribosylaminoimidazolesuccinocarboxamide synthase: MTSLYQSEIPSLPLLGRGKVRDNYAVGDDQILIVTTDRLSAFDVVMNEAIPAKGRVLNQMSNFWFEKLAAIVPNHLTGVTPESVVQANEIDQVRGRAVVAKRLQPIMVEAVVRGYLIGSGWKDYQATGAVCGVALPAGLRQADKLAAPIFSPAAKAELGEHDENISFADMEQRIGAELAAKMRDVSIALYQAAADYAATRGIIIADTKFEFGLDADGTMYLMDEVLTADSSRFWPADSYAPGSSPPSFDKQFVRDYLETLTDWPKTAPAPTLPADVIAKTGAKYREALERLTGGTLED; this comes from the coding sequence ATGACCAGTCTTTATCAGTCCGAGATCCCGTCCCTGCCGCTGCTGGGCCGCGGCAAAGTGCGCGACAACTACGCCGTCGGTGACGACCAGATCCTCATCGTCACGACGGACCGCCTGTCGGCGTTTGATGTCGTGATGAACGAAGCGATTCCGGCCAAGGGTCGCGTGCTCAACCAGATGTCGAATTTCTGGTTCGAAAAACTCGCCGCCATCGTGCCGAATCACCTGACCGGCGTGACGCCGGAATCGGTCGTGCAAGCCAATGAAATCGACCAGGTGCGCGGTCGTGCGGTGGTGGCCAAGCGGCTGCAGCCGATCATGGTTGAGGCGGTCGTGCGCGGTTACCTGATCGGCTCCGGCTGGAAGGATTACCAGGCCACCGGCGCGGTCTGCGGCGTGGCGTTGCCGGCCGGTTTGCGCCAGGCCGACAAGCTGGCCGCACCGATCTTCTCACCGGCGGCCAAGGCCGAACTCGGCGAGCACGACGAGAACATCAGCTTCGCCGACATGGAGCAGCGCATTGGTGCAGAACTGGCCGCGAAGATGCGCGATGTCAGTATCGCCTTGTACCAGGCAGCAGCCGATTATGCCGCCACGCGCGGCATCATCATCGCCGACACCAAGTTCGAATTCGGCCTCGATGCCGATGGCACGATGTACCTGATGGATGAAGTGCTGACGGCCGACTCGTCACGTTTCTGGCCAGCCGATTCGTACGCGCCGGGCAGTTCGCCACCGTCGTTCGACAAACAGTTCGTGCGCGACTATCTCGAGACATTGACCGACTGGCCGAAGACCGCGCCGGCACCGACCCTGCCCGCCGACGTGATCGCAAAAACCGGTGCCAAATACCGCGAAGCGCTCGAGCGCCTGACCGGCGGCACGCTGGAGGACTGA
- the fba gene encoding class II fructose-bisphosphate aldolase (catalyzes the reversible aldol condensation of dihydroxyacetonephosphate and glyceraldehyde 3-phosphate in the Calvin cycle, glycolysis, and/or gluconeogenesis) has protein sequence MPLVSMRQLLDHAAENGYGLPAFNVNNLEQVLAIMGAADAVNSPVIMQASAGARKYAGEPFLRHLIEAAIEAYPHIPVVMHQDHGQSPSVCMTAIRSGFSSVMMDGSLNEDGKSVASYEYNVEVSRKVVEFSHAIGVTVEAELGVLGSLETMMGDKEDGHGADGKMTREQLLTDVSQAADFVHLTQCDALAIAIGTSHGAYKFSRKPTGDILAIDRIKEIHARIPNTHLVMHGSSSVPQELLAEIREFGGDMKETYGVPVEEIQEGIKHGVRKINIDTDIRLAMTGAIRRYLFENPSKFDPRDYLKPAREAAMLVAKSRFLSFGCEGQASKIMPLSLEKMATKYKQGDLKQIVQ, from the coding sequence ATGCCACTCGTCTCAATGCGTCAACTGCTCGACCACGCTGCTGAAAATGGCTACGGCCTGCCGGCATTCAATGTCAACAACCTCGAACAGGTCCTCGCCATCATGGGCGCGGCCGATGCAGTCAATTCGCCGGTCATCATGCAGGCCTCGGCCGGTGCCCGCAAATATGCCGGCGAGCCCTTCCTGCGCCACCTGATCGAAGCGGCCATCGAAGCCTATCCGCACATCCCGGTCGTGATGCACCAGGATCACGGCCAGTCGCCGTCGGTCTGCATGACCGCGATCCGCTCCGGCTTCTCGTCGGTGATGATGGATGGCTCGCTCAATGAAGACGGCAAGTCGGTCGCCAGCTACGAATACAACGTCGAAGTCTCGCGCAAGGTGGTCGAGTTCTCGCACGCCATCGGCGTGACGGTCGAAGCCGAACTGGGCGTGCTCGGTTCGCTCGAAACCATGATGGGCGACAAGGAAGACGGCCACGGCGCCGACGGCAAGATGACCCGCGAGCAATTGCTCACCGATGTCTCGCAAGCCGCCGACTTCGTCCACCTGACCCAGTGCGATGCACTGGCCATTGCGATCGGTACCTCGCACGGCGCGTACAAGTTTTCACGCAAGCCGACCGGCGACATCCTGGCGATTGACCGCATCAAGGAAATCCACGCCCGCATCCCGAACACGCATCTGGTGATGCATGGCTCGTCATCGGTGCCGCAGGAATTGCTGGCCGAGATCCGTGAATTCGGCGGCGACATGAAAGAAACCTACGGCGTGCCGGTCGAAGAAATCCAGGAAGGCATCAAGCACGGCGTGCGCAAGATCAATATCGATACCGATATCCGCCTGGCGATGACCGGCGCGATCCGTCGCTACCTGTTCGAGAATCCATCCAAATTCGATCCGCGCGATTACCTGAAACCTGCCCGCGAAGCCGCAATGCTGGTGGCCAAGTCGCGTTTCCTGTCCTTCGGTTGCGAAGGCCAGGCCTCAAAGATCATGCCGTTGTCACTCGAAAAAATGGCGACAAAATACAAGCAGGGCGACCTGAAACAGATCGTTCAATAA
- the pyk gene encoding pyruvate kinase, producing the protein MSRATKIVATIGPASSDLDTLTRMIRAGVNVVRLNFSHGKAQDHIDRAALVRQAAADCGVEIAIMADLQGPKIRVGKFEHGKIELVKGASFTLDAACQLGNQDVVGLDYRELPRDLRANDVLLLNDGLIVLIVDKIVGSAIHTTVRIGGELSNNKGINRQGGGLSAPALTGKDMEDIKTAMSIQADYVAVSFPKSATDMMMARQLANIAGEQYCHKPLMIAKIERAEAIPVLQEILDASDGIMVARGDLAVEVGNAAVPALQKRMIKMARASNKLAITATQMMESMIVNAVPTRAEVSDVANAVLDGTDAVMTSAETASGRYPVETVEAMDAICIEAEKSEDYKLDADFMNLTFSRIDQSIAYGALFTAYHLRVKAIVALTESGSTPLWMSRHNIDIPIFAMTPSMATQRKAALYRNVRPFELEKLTDPDVMLKNVQDLLLAKGVVAKDDMIVVTWGEPMGQAGGTNALRIVKIGAH; encoded by the coding sequence TTGTCCCGCGCTACTAAAATCGTTGCCACCATCGGTCCCGCCTCCAGTGACCTCGATACCCTGACGCGCATGATTCGCGCCGGCGTGAACGTAGTGCGGCTCAATTTTTCGCACGGCAAGGCGCAGGACCACATCGACCGGGCCGCGCTGGTGCGCCAGGCAGCGGCCGATTGCGGTGTCGAGATCGCCATCATGGCCGATCTGCAAGGCCCGAAAATCCGCGTCGGCAAGTTCGAACACGGCAAGATCGAGCTGGTCAAAGGGGCCAGCTTTACGCTCGACGCCGCTTGCCAGCTGGGCAATCAGGATGTGGTGGGACTCGATTACCGCGAGCTGCCGCGCGACTTGCGCGCCAATGATGTGCTGTTGCTCAACGATGGACTGATCGTACTGATCGTCGACAAAATCGTCGGTAGCGCGATTCACACCACGGTGCGTATCGGTGGCGAACTGTCCAACAACAAGGGCATCAACCGGCAGGGCGGCGGACTGTCGGCGCCGGCACTGACCGGCAAGGACATGGAAGACATCAAGACGGCGATGAGCATCCAGGCCGATTACGTGGCGGTATCGTTTCCGAAAAGCGCGACCGACATGATGATGGCGCGCCAGCTGGCCAACATCGCCGGCGAGCAGTATTGCCACAAGCCGCTGATGATCGCCAAGATCGAGCGCGCCGAAGCGATTCCGGTCTTGCAGGAAATCCTCGACGCCTCCGATGGCATCATGGTGGCGCGTGGCGACCTGGCTGTCGAAGTCGGCAATGCGGCCGTGCCGGCACTGCAAAAACGCATGATCAAGATGGCGCGCGCCTCGAACAAGCTGGCCATCACCGCGACCCAGATGATGGAGTCGATGATCGTCAATGCGGTGCCGACCCGCGCCGAAGTGTCGGACGTGGCCAATGCGGTGCTTGATGGTACCGATGCCGTGATGACCTCGGCCGAAACCGCCTCCGGTCGCTATCCGGTCGAGACCGTCGAAGCGATGGATGCCATCTGCATCGAAGCCGAAAAATCCGAAGACTACAAGCTCGACGCCGATTTCATGAACCTCACTTTTAGCCGGATCGATCAATCGATTGCGTATGGCGCGCTGTTCACCGCGTATCATCTGCGCGTAAAAGCAATCGTGGCATTGACCGAATCGGGATCGACACCGCTGTGGATGAGCCGGCACAACATCGATATCCCGATCTTTGCGATGACGCCTAGCATGGCAACCCAGCGCAAGGCCGCGCTGTACCGCAACGTGCGGCCTTTTGAGCTGGAAAAATTAACCGACCCCGACGTCATGCTGAAAAACGTCCAGGATTTGTTGCTGGCCAAAGGCGTGGTGGCAAAAGATGACATGATCGTCGTCACCTGGGGCGAGCCGATGGGGCAGGCCGGCGGCACCAACGCGCTGCGGATCGTGAAAATCGGCGCGCACTGA
- a CDS encoding phosphoglycerate kinase encodes MQFNRLSDLIAANQLRGKRVFIRADLNVPQDADGNITEDTRIRASIPAIRQALDAGAAVMVTSHLGRPVEGEFKQSDSLAPVATRLSALLDQTVTLVHNWVDGVEVSPGQIVLLENCRVNRGEKKNDPELAKKMAALCDIYVNDAFGTAHRAEATTYGIAQFVPVACAGPLLAAELDALGKALNAPARPLLAIVAGSKVSSKLTILKALASKVDHLIVGGGIANTFMLAAGLKIGKSLAEADLVNEAREIMAMMSARGASVPIPTDVVCAKQFAADAVATVKAVADVEDDDLILDIGPQTAALLAGQIAQAGTVVWNGPVGVFEFEQFGHGTKTLALAIADAKAFSIAGGGDTLAAIARYDIADRIDYISTGGGAFLEFLEGRTLPAVAILQQRFSQ; translated from the coding sequence ATGCAATTCAACCGACTGAGCGACCTGATCGCCGCCAACCAATTGCGCGGCAAACGCGTCTTCATCCGCGCCGACCTGAACGTGCCGCAAGATGCCGACGGTAATATTACCGAAGACACCCGCATCCGCGCCTCGATTCCGGCGATTCGCCAGGCGCTGGACGCCGGCGCTGCCGTGATGGTGACCTCGCATCTGGGTCGCCCGGTCGAAGGCGAATTCAAGCAATCCGATTCCCTCGCACCTGTTGCCACGCGCCTGTCGGCACTGCTCGATCAAACCGTCACGCTGGTCCATAACTGGGTCGATGGCGTCGAAGTCTCGCCGGGCCAGATCGTGTTGCTGGAAAACTGCCGCGTCAATCGTGGCGAAAAAAAGAACGATCCCGAACTGGCAAAAAAGATGGCCGCGCTATGCGACATCTACGTCAATGATGCGTTCGGCACCGCCCACCGCGCCGAAGCCACCACCTACGGTATCGCGCAATTTGTGCCGGTCGCCTGCGCCGGTCCTTTGCTGGCGGCCGAACTCGATGCGCTCGGCAAGGCGCTCAATGCGCCGGCCCGGCCATTGCTGGCGATTGTGGCCGGTTCCAAGGTCTCGTCCAAACTCACCATCCTGAAAGCCCTGGCGTCCAAGGTCGACCACCTGATCGTCGGCGGCGGCATCGCCAACACCTTCATGCTGGCGGCCGGCCTGAAGATCGGCAAGTCGCTGGCCGAAGCCGATCTCGTCAATGAAGCCCGCGAGATCATGGCGATGATGAGTGCACGCGGCGCGTCGGTGCCTATCCCGACCGACGTGGTCTGCGCCAAGCAGTTTGCTGCCGATGCGGTCGCCACCGTCAAGGCCGTGGCCGACGTCGAAGACGATGACCTGATCCTCGACATCGGTCCGCAAACTGCCGCGCTGCTGGCCGGCCAGATTGCGCAAGCCGGCACCGTGGTGTGGAATGGTCCGGTCGGCGTGTTCGAGTTCGAACAGTTCGGCCATGGCACCAAAACACTGGCGCTGGCGATTGCCGACGCCAAGGCGTTCTCGATTGCCGGCGGCGGTGATACGCTAGCTGCCATTGCCAGGTACGACATCGCCGATCGCATTGATTACATCTCGACCGGTGGTGGCGCTTTCCTGGAATTCCTCGAAGGCCGGACCTTGCCGGCCGTCGCGATTCTTCAACAACGTTTCAGTCAATAA
- a CDS encoding AzlD domain-containing protein — MTTTEIWITIGLLMLATVLTRCSFFLLGHAVKLPEKVQHALRYAPAAAMAAIVAPDLVLVGGTLDLHWTNPRLLAGLGAVGFFLVTKHLLGTIIIGMALYTVLRLVQ; from the coding sequence ATGACGACGACCGAAATCTGGATCACGATCGGCCTGCTGATGCTGGCCACCGTGCTGACGCGCTGTTCTTTTTTCCTGCTCGGCCATGCCGTCAAATTGCCGGAAAAAGTCCAGCACGCGCTGCGCTATGCACCGGCCGCCGCGATGGCCGCCATCGTCGCGCCCGACCTGGTGCTGGTTGGTGGCACGCTCGATTTGCACTGGACCAATCCGCGCCTGCTGGCCGGTCTCGGTGCGGTGGGTTTTTTCCTGGTCACCAAACATTTGCTGGGCACGATCATTATCGGCATGGCGTTGTACACGGTACTGCGGCTGGTTCAGTAA
- a CDS encoding AzlC family ABC transporter permease: protein MLNSETASGHPSPAIIEKRAYAAAFKVSAATMPGIFAWGLVSGMAMVKSGLTIWQALGMSFFVFAGSAQLAALPLIAANAPEWVVFVTALVVNLRFVIFAAAIGPHFAHLRWKQRLWYGYFNADITMGFFPRRFPAETLHQPAGKVGYFTGICYPNWCAWQSGAVAGILLASQIPESWGIGFAGTLALLAVMIPLTINLAALGGVLVAGTVAIAAAQLPYRLGLLVAVVVGMTVAMLIDYLMERHLPRKTP, encoded by the coding sequence ATGCTCAATTCCGAAACCGCGTCCGGCCACCCATCTCCCGCCATCATCGAAAAACGTGCTTACGCTGCTGCCTTCAAGGTCAGCGCCGCCACCATGCCGGGCATTTTTGCCTGGGGCCTGGTGTCGGGGATGGCGATGGTCAAGTCGGGCTTGACGATCTGGCAGGCGCTGGGAATGTCGTTCTTCGTGTTTGCCGGTTCGGCGCAGCTGGCGGCGCTGCCGCTGATTGCCGCCAACGCGCCGGAGTGGGTGGTGTTCGTGACGGCGCTGGTGGTGAACTTGCGCTTCGTGATTTTTGCGGCGGCGATCGGGCCGCATTTTGCGCATCTGCGCTGGAAACAGCGGCTCTGGTATGGCTACTTCAATGCCGATATCACGATGGGATTTTTTCCGCGCCGTTTTCCTGCCGAAACCCTGCATCAGCCGGCCGGCAAGGTCGGGTATTTCACCGGTATCTGCTACCCGAACTGGTGTGCCTGGCAGAGCGGCGCGGTAGCCGGCATCCTGCTGGCCAGCCAGATTCCGGAGAGCTGGGGCATCGGCTTCGCCGGCACGCTGGCCTTGCTGGCGGTGATGATTCCGCTGACCATCAACCTCGCAGCGCTGGGTGGCGTGCTGGTCGCCGGCACGGTGGCGATCGCGGCGGCGCAGTTGCCGTACCGGCTGGGTTTGCTGGTCGCAGTCGTGGTCGGGATGACGGTGGCGATGCTGATTGATTACCTGATGGAGCGGCACCTGCCGCGCAAGACGCCATGA
- a CDS encoding DUF3772 domain-containing protein, whose protein sequence is MRLQIQQFRITLASAIGTPLFLLALLLSTPGFGQDVVAPPPAPAAIVDNARKEMDLVQSALSKEVDSAQLQEARQRALATQAQLEVAAEAISTQLAQVQARLAELGTPAAGTKEAPDIASQRAELVRSQTALDSQVKLAGLLAVEAEQAVTTIATRRRTQFSAHLFERTDSPLSTAFWSNVGSDAPADISRVRQLGSTILARMSTVAKSVWLLTFLACAVLVVASGPGGRVLLRIISTRIPAGRLRRSLYALGVVGVWTVVPGVAAHVLFTVLTSGASGVPISDELRALLGGLDAIVWFGGFCVGLGVALLMPAKPTWRLLPIADRTAWRLRWFPLAFAITMVVEGISTRLSVAAELSLTATVILKGLAALTHSLLIVAALVQFRRTALDSASPDHPSESDPAATVETTPVVLAIPLWLQSLRSFTLLILLLTLFGFIAGYIAMASFLLNQLSWIFIVASAAYLLTIVTDDLFMTLLAPKVQPPEQLDKTTPGQTATAAPPPRTLELTAVLLSGASRILITLLALVLLVAPFGESPLELLHRASNVNEGLSIGEISIRPATVFQGLLVLCIGLFLVRMLKRWIGSRLMPTTRLDDGMRMSLTTLSGYLGVILVIALSMSAVGVGLERVAWVASALSVGIGFGLQGVVQNFVSGLILLAERPVKVGDWVSLSGVEGDIRRINVRATEIQMADRSTVIVPNSEFITKIVRNVTYTNPIGMVQIKLPMPLDTDTLKARAVILEAFDNHAGVLASPAASVQLDGIDGLRLVFNACGYVSSPRASYGVKSDLLFDILTRLKEAGLSLSLPPTIVMSNSTEVPAVPSAVRLNNPETDIDNRKKTS, encoded by the coding sequence ATGCGCCTCCAGATTCAACAGTTCAGAATTACGCTGGCAAGTGCCATCGGCACCCCGCTGTTTTTGCTTGCCCTGCTGCTATCGACGCCAGGCTTCGGGCAGGACGTGGTCGCGCCCCCGCCGGCACCGGCGGCGATTGTCGACAATGCGCGCAAGGAAATGGATCTGGTTCAGTCCGCCTTGTCCAAAGAAGTCGACAGTGCCCAGTTACAGGAAGCGCGGCAACGCGCGCTGGCAACACAGGCGCAGCTGGAAGTCGCCGCCGAGGCCATCTCGACACAGCTTGCGCAAGTGCAGGCACGGCTGGCCGAACTTGGCACGCCTGCTGCAGGAACAAAGGAAGCACCGGATATTGCCTCGCAGCGTGCCGAACTGGTGCGATCTCAAACGGCGCTGGATTCCCAGGTCAAGCTGGCCGGCCTGCTGGCCGTCGAGGCAGAGCAGGCGGTAACGACCATCGCTACGCGCCGGCGCACCCAGTTCAGTGCGCATCTGTTCGAGCGCACCGACTCGCCGCTGAGTACCGCGTTCTGGAGCAATGTGGGATCGGATGCGCCGGCCGACATTAGCCGGGTGCGCCAGCTCGGGTCGACGATACTGGCCAGGATGTCCACGGTCGCTAAAAGCGTCTGGCTGTTGACCTTTCTGGCATGCGCCGTCCTGGTCGTGGCGAGTGGCCCCGGCGGACGCGTCCTGCTGCGCATCATCTCGACGCGCATTCCTGCCGGACGTCTGCGCCGCTCTCTGTATGCATTAGGCGTGGTCGGGGTCTGGACCGTGGTCCCCGGCGTCGCCGCCCATGTGCTGTTTACTGTCCTGACAAGCGGTGCATCGGGGGTACCGATTTCGGATGAACTGCGCGCCCTGCTGGGCGGCTTGGACGCCATCGTGTGGTTTGGCGGCTTTTGCGTCGGCCTCGGCGTGGCCCTCCTGATGCCGGCAAAACCGACCTGGCGGCTACTGCCGATTGCCGACCGGACCGCCTGGCGGCTGCGCTGGTTCCCGCTGGCGTTTGCCATCACGATGGTAGTCGAAGGCATCTCGACCCGGCTCTCGGTGGCCGCCGAATTGAGTCTCACCGCGACAGTGATCCTCAAAGGCCTGGCTGCGCTGACGCATTCCTTACTGATCGTGGCGGCGCTGGTGCAATTCCGGCGCACGGCGCTCGATAGCGCAAGCCCCGATCACCCTTCGGAAAGTGATCCCGCTGCAACCGTCGAGACCACCCCGGTCGTCCTCGCGATCCCTTTGTGGCTGCAGTCGCTGCGCTCGTTCACCTTGCTGATCCTGTTGCTGACCTTGTTCGGTTTTATCGCCGGCTACATCGCGATGGCCAGCTTTCTGCTCAATCAGCTGAGCTGGATTTTTATCGTGGCGAGTGCCGCCTACCTGCTGACCATCGTCACCGACGACCTGTTCATGACCTTGCTCGCGCCCAAGGTCCAGCCACCCGAACAGCTGGACAAGACCACGCCAGGCCAGACCGCCACCGCCGCCCCGCCGCCCCGGACACTGGAGCTGACCGCGGTCTTGCTGTCCGGCGCCAGTCGCATTCTGATCACGCTGCTCGCGCTGGTGCTGCTGGTGGCGCCGTTTGGCGAGAGCCCTCTCGAACTGCTGCACCGGGCCAGCAACGTCAACGAAGGGCTGTCGATCGGCGAGATCAGCATCCGGCCAGCGACGGTGTTCCAGGGACTGCTCGTGCTGTGCATCGGCCTGTTTCTGGTGCGTATGCTCAAGCGGTGGATAGGCAGCCGCCTGATGCCGACGACGCGGCTCGATGACGGCATGCGCATGTCGCTGACGACGCTGTCCGGCTATCTGGGCGTGATCCTGGTCATCGCCCTGTCGATGTCGGCAGTCGGGGTCGGCCTGGAGCGCGTGGCATGGGTGGCCAGCGCCCTGTCGGTCGGTATCGGCTTCGGCCTGCAGGGCGTGGTCCAGAACTTTGTCTCCGGCCTGATCCTGCTGGCCGAGCGTCCCGTCAAAGTGGGCGACTGGGTGTCCTTGTCCGGCGTCGAAGGCGACATCCGCCGGATCAACGTGCGGGCCACCGAGATTCAGATGGCTGACCGGTCTACCGTCATCGTGCCCAACTCCGAGTTCATCACGAAGATTGTCCGCAATGTGACCTACACCAATCCGATCGGCATGGTGCAAATCAAGTTGCCGATGCCGCTGGACACGGACACCCTCAAGGCAAGAGCGGTCATCCTGGAAGCCTTCGACAATCATGCCGGCGTGCTCGCCTCGCCGGCCGCGAGCGTGCAACTTGACGGCATCGACGGGCTGCGCCTGGTCTTCAACGCCTGCGGTTACGTCAGCTCGCCGCGCGCCTCGTATGGGGTCAAGAGCGATTTGCTGTTCGATATTCTCACGCGCCTGAAGGAAGCCGGGCTGAGCCTGTCCTTGCCACCGACTATCGTCATGTCGAACAGCACGGAGGTGCCCGCTGTGCCGTCTGCAGTGCGCCTGAACAATCCGGAAACGGACATCGATAATCGAAAAAAAACGAGTTGA
- a CDS encoding FAD-linked oxidase C-terminal domain-containing protein — protein MNAVADLPYTVTRQRDVVDALRRLLPERCVLFNDEDVRPYECDGLAAYRQMPMVVALPESEAQLVQILQLCRDMKLPIVPRGAGTGLSGGATPIADGLVLSTAKLNRIIKVDPVSRTAVVQPGVRNLAISDAAAPHNLYYAPDPSSQIACSIGGNVAENSGGVHCLKYGLTVHNVMRVRIVTIDGDIVELGNSALDAPGLDLLAVFIGSEGMLGIVTEVTVRLIPKPQQACVIMASFDDVVKGGNAVADVIGAGIIPAGLEMMDRTSSRMVEPFVKAGYDIDAAAILLCESDGTPEEVSEEIARMTAILTASGATKISVSGSDEERMRFWSGRKNAFPAAGRISPDYYCMDGTIPRKRLADVLLRIGEMEVKYGLRCANVFHAGDGNLHPLILFDANKPGEFHQAEAFGAEILELCVEVGGTITGEHGVGIEKINSMCVQYSPQEREAFFAVKRAFDTAFLLNPDKAIPSLHRCAEYGKMHVQRGQLKFPDLPRF, from the coding sequence ATGAATGCCGTCGCCGATCTCCCCTACACCGTTACCCGCCAACGTGATGTCGTCGACGCCTTGCGTCGTTTGTTACCCGAACGCTGCGTGCTATTCAATGACGAGGACGTCCGTCCCTACGAATGTGATGGCCTGGCTGCCTACCGGCAAATGCCGATGGTGGTCGCGCTGCCGGAGTCCGAGGCGCAACTGGTGCAGATCCTGCAATTGTGTCGTGACATGAAGCTGCCTATCGTGCCGCGCGGTGCCGGTACCGGCCTGTCCGGTGGTGCCACGCCGATTGCCGACGGGCTGGTGCTGTCGACGGCCAAGCTCAATCGCATCATCAAGGTCGATCCGGTGTCCCGCACGGCAGTGGTCCAGCCGGGCGTGCGCAACCTGGCGATTTCGGATGCCGCTGCTCCGCATAATTTGTATTACGCACCGGACCCGTCGTCGCAGATCGCCTGCTCCATCGGCGGCAACGTGGCCGAAAACTCCGGCGGCGTGCACTGCCTCAAATATGGGTTGACCGTGCATAACGTGATGCGCGTGCGCATCGTCACCATCGATGGCGATATCGTCGAACTCGGCAATAGCGCGCTCGATGCACCGGGCCTCGATCTGCTGGCCGTCTTCATCGGCTCCGAAGGGATGCTCGGCATCGTCACCGAAGTGACCGTGCGACTGATCCCGAAACCGCAGCAAGCCTGCGTGATCATGGCGTCGTTCGATGATGTCGTTAAAGGCGGCAACGCGGTCGCCGATGTGATCGGTGCCGGCATCATTCCGGCCGGGCTGGAAATGATGGACCGCACCAGTTCGCGCATGGTCGAGCCCTTCGTCAAGGCCGGCTACGATATCGACGCCGCCGCAATCCTGCTGTGCGAATCCGATGGCACACCCGAAGAAGTCAGCGAAGAAATCGCCCGCATGACGGCGATCCTGACGGCCAGCGGTGCCACCAAAATTTCCGTGTCGGGTTCGGACGAAGAGCGCATGCGCTTCTGGTCCGGCCGCAAGAATGCGTTCCCGGCTGCCGGCCGCATCTCGCCCGATTACTACTGCATGGACGGCACCATCCCGCGCAAGCGGCTGGCCGACGTGCTGCTGCGCATCGGCGAAATGGAAGTCAAATACGGCCTGCGCTGCGCCAATGTCTTCCATGCCGGTGACGGCAACCTGCACCCGCTGATCCTGTTCGATGCCAACAAGCCCGGCGAATTTCATCAGGCCGAAGCCTTCGGTGCCGAGATCCTCGAGCTGTGCGTCGAAGTCGGCGGCACCATCACCGGCGAACACGGCGTCGGCATCGAGAAAATCAATTCGATGTGCGTGCAGTATTCGCCGCAGGAGCGCGAGGCATTCTTCGCGGTCAAGCGCGCCTTCGACACCGCCTTCCTGCTCAACCCGGACAAAGCCATTCCTTCGCTGCACCGCTGCGCCGAATACGGAAAAATGCACGTGCAACGCGGTCAGCTGAAGTTTCCGGATCTGCCCCGTTTTTGA